From the Oceanicaulis alexandrii DSM 11625 genome, one window contains:
- a CDS encoding phage major tail protein, TP901-1 family, translating to MTAQAGKDVLLKIGDGGSPESFTSIAGLRAKTLSLNARAVEVTHADSPGRWRELLDGAGVRTAAISGAGIFVDSAADETVRSVFFDQARRSWRVIVPDFGVIEGPFLVTALEYSGRHDGEASYSLSLASAGALTFSAL from the coding sequence ATGACGGCGCAAGCGGGCAAGGATGTCTTGCTGAAAATCGGCGATGGCGGATCGCCGGAGAGTTTCACCAGCATTGCGGGGCTGAGGGCCAAGACCCTGTCGCTGAACGCCCGCGCGGTCGAGGTGACCCACGCTGACAGTCCGGGGCGCTGGCGCGAATTGCTGGACGGCGCCGGGGTGCGCACTGCGGCGATTTCAGGCGCGGGCATCTTTGTCGACAGCGCGGCGGACGAGACCGTGCGGAGCGTGTTCTTTGATCAGGCCAGGCGCAGCTGGCGCGTGATCGTGCCGGACTTTGGCGTCATCGAAGGCCCGTTCCTGGTGACCGCGCTGGAATATTCCGGCCGCCATGACGGCGAGGCGAGCTATTCGCTGTCGCTGGCGTCAGCGGGCGCCCTGACCTTCTCAGCCCTCTGA
- a CDS encoding head-tail connector protein — MSLTLLSPPGAEPVSLDAAKTWLRVSHEDDDALITDAIIAAREHVEARTGLALITQSWRERLDDWPRDRLSASGLAVSLAKAPLLSVEAVRGRERDGTLSVWDPAEYRVETGEPGRLVAILPFSLPRPVVKAGGIEIEFTAGFGETPDDVPAPLRAAILHLVAARYGADRGEGGETPPAPEIVDRLLAPYMPVRL, encoded by the coding sequence ATGTCTCTCACTCTTTTAAGCCCGCCCGGGGCGGAACCTGTCAGTCTCGACGCAGCGAAAACCTGGCTGCGCGTCAGCCATGAAGACGACGATGCGCTGATCACCGACGCGATCATCGCCGCCCGTGAGCATGTGGAAGCGCGCACCGGGCTGGCGCTGATCACCCAGAGCTGGCGCGAGCGGCTGGATGATTGGCCGCGCGACCGGCTGAGCGCGTCGGGGCTGGCGGTCAGCCTCGCCAAGGCGCCGCTTCTGAGCGTCGAGGCGGTGCGCGGCCGCGAGCGGGACGGGACGCTCTCGGTCTGGGATCCGGCGGAATACCGGGTGGAGACCGGCGAGCCGGGACGGCTGGTGGCCATATTGCCCTTCTCCTTGCCGCGCCCTGTGGTCAAGGCGGGCGGGATCGAGATTGAGTTCACCGCCGGGTTTGGCGAGACGCCCGACGACGTGCCGGCGCCCTTGCGCGCGGCGATCCTGCATCTGGTCGCGGCGCGCTATGGCGCGGATCGGGGCGAGGGGGGCGAGACGCCGCCTGCGCCTGAGATCGTGGACCGGCTGTTAGCCCCCTACATGCCGGTGCGGCTATGA
- a CDS encoding phage tail assembly chaperone: MTGCWPGWFALGVLRFGLSPDAFWALSLAEWRALCAALGPVAPPPPDRQAIEALIKDFPDGGAQ, encoded by the coding sequence ATGACCGGGTGCTGGCCGGGCTGGTTCGCGCTGGGCGTTTTGCGCTTCGGGCTGAGCCCTGACGCCTTCTGGGCGCTGTCGCTGGCGGAATGGCGGGCGCTGTGCGCGGCGCTGGGGCCGGTCGCTCCGCCGCCGCCCGACCGTCAGGCGATCGAGGCGCTGATCAAAGACTTTCCTGATGGAGGAGCCCAATGA
- a CDS encoding phage major capsid protein: MAVPSADTRVAMADMLAAFEHFKQANDDRLEALESKTGADPLIADKVNRIDAALNEAQSRLDRLSREAARPDLSGADVKSAGWSGFLRTGETPALDQKALSGQTGATGGHVAPAELETRIERLIREVSPIRSIATVKQTRSHTFKKPVSAGGAAGAWAAETASRPETDASSLELLEFPTAELYAMPAATPAILDDALVDLEQWLAEEVRDVFAEAEGKAFVSGDGVNKPRGFLSYTMAEVGTESWGEMGFVSTGVSGGFSASDPADALIDLIYAPKTAYRANGRFVMNRSTVSSVRKFKDADGQYIWQPAQGAGQPASLMGYPVTEAEDMPDIGANSYSIAFGDFERGYLVVDRQGVQVLRDPYSAKPYVLFYTTRRVGGGVQDFDAIKCLKFAA; this comes from the coding sequence ATGGCGGTTCCTTCCGCTGACACGCGCGTGGCCATGGCGGACATGCTGGCCGCGTTTGAACACTTCAAACAGGCCAATGACGACCGCCTGGAGGCGCTGGAATCCAAGACCGGCGCCGATCCGCTCATTGCCGACAAGGTGAACCGCATAGACGCGGCGCTGAACGAGGCCCAATCCCGCCTCGACCGTCTCAGCCGGGAAGCGGCGCGGCCCGACCTGTCCGGCGCCGATGTGAAATCGGCGGGCTGGTCCGGCTTTCTGCGCACAGGCGAAACGCCAGCGCTCGATCAAAAAGCGCTGTCGGGCCAGACCGGCGCAACGGGCGGCCATGTGGCGCCGGCGGAGCTTGAAACGCGTATTGAACGCCTGATCCGCGAGGTCAGCCCGATCCGGTCCATCGCCACGGTCAAACAGACGCGGTCTCACACCTTCAAGAAACCGGTCAGCGCGGGCGGCGCAGCAGGCGCCTGGGCGGCGGAGACGGCGAGCCGGCCTGAAACCGACGCGTCCTCGCTGGAGCTGCTCGAATTTCCGACCGCCGAGCTTTACGCCATGCCCGCCGCGACGCCTGCGATCCTTGATGATGCGCTGGTCGATCTCGAGCAATGGCTGGCTGAAGAAGTGCGCGACGTGTTCGCCGAGGCCGAGGGCAAGGCCTTCGTCTCCGGCGACGGGGTGAACAAGCCGCGCGGGTTCTTGAGCTACACCATGGCCGAAGTCGGCACGGAAAGCTGGGGCGAGATGGGGTTTGTCTCGACCGGGGTGTCGGGCGGCTTCTCCGCGTCTGACCCTGCAGATGCGCTGATTGATCTGATCTATGCGCCCAAGACCGCCTATCGCGCCAATGGCCGCTTTGTGATGAACCGCTCCACGGTGTCCTCCGTGCGCAAGTTCAAGGATGCAGACGGCCAGTATATCTGGCAGCCCGCCCAGGGCGCGGGCCAACCGGCGAGCCTGATGGGCTATCCCGTCACCGAGGCCGAGGACATGCCCGATATCGGCGCGAACAGCTATTCCATCGCCTTTGGTGATTTCGAGCGTGGCTATCTGGTGGTCGATCGCCAGGGCGTTCAGGTGCTGCGCGATCCGTATTCGGCGAAACCCTATGTCCTGTTTTACACCACCCGCCGCGTCGGCGGCGGCGTGCAGGATTTCGACGCGATCAAGTGTCTGAAATTCGCCGCCTGA
- a CDS encoding YcgN family cysteine cluster protein, with amino-acid sequence MSDNRPFYERKSLSEMSDSEWESLCDGCGKCCVVILGDEDDPDTFWRTNVGCKLLDLKTVRCTDYANRQTHVPGCVRLSAKNIDQLKWMPDTCAYRLLNEGQSLPDWHPLKTGDRESVVQAGHSVKGKLVSENDVDEGDFESHIVSRQDAKRG; translated from the coding sequence ATGAGCGATAATCGTCCCTTTTACGAACGCAAGTCGCTTTCTGAAATGAGCGACAGCGAATGGGAGTCGCTGTGCGATGGCTGCGGCAAATGCTGCGTCGTCATTCTAGGCGATGAAGATGACCCTGACACGTTCTGGCGCACCAATGTGGGCTGCAAGCTGCTGGACCTGAAAACGGTGCGCTGCACCGATTACGCCAACCGCCAGACCCATGTGCCCGGCTGCGTGCGACTGAGCGCAAAGAATATCGACCAGCTCAAATGGATGCCCGACACGTGCGCCTATCGCTTGCTGAATGAAGGCCAGAGCCTGCCCGACTGGCATCCGCTGAAAACCGGTGACCGCGAAAGCGTGGTGCAGGCCGGGCATTCGGTCAAAGGCAAGCTTGTCAGCGAAAATGACGTCGACGAGGGCGATTTCGAGAGCCATATCGTCAGCCGTCAGGACGCAAAGCGGGGATAA
- a CDS encoding phage tail tape measure C-terminal domain-containing protein: MTDTFDLSDLAADAGAARRELTETAREGESAARALSDAFESAGRDIASSLEGAARSGELSFSDMAEKIARTFAELALDRFILQPLPGLLASAAGQLGSLLGGVLGQRAEGGPVMAGERYLVGERGPEVFTPGQSGAVSPLGAAPVNITIIAQGQALEGVKRSESQIAAAVARAVQRGGRRL; encoded by the coding sequence ATGACCGACACCTTTGACCTGTCGGATCTCGCCGCGGACGCCGGTGCGGCGCGGCGTGAACTCACCGAGACGGCGCGTGAAGGCGAAAGCGCCGCGCGGGCCCTGTCCGACGCCTTTGAAAGCGCGGGCCGCGACATCGCTTCCAGCCTTGAAGGCGCGGCGCGCTCCGGCGAGCTGAGCTTTTCAGACATGGCGGAAAAGATCGCCCGAACCTTCGCCGAGCTGGCGCTGGACCGTTTCATTCTTCAGCCCCTGCCGGGGCTTCTGGCCAGCGCTGCGGGGCAATTGGGCTCGCTTCTGGGCGGGGTGCTGGGCCAGCGCGCCGAGGGTGGACCTGTGATGGCCGGTGAACGCTATCTGGTGGGCGAGCGGGGACCGGAAGTGTTCACGCCCGGCCAGTCAGGCGCGGTGTCGCCCCTGGGCGCGGCGCCGGTCAACATCACCATCATCGCTCAGGGGCAGGCGCTTGAGGGCGTCAAACGCTCTGAAAGCCAGATCGCCGCCGCGGTGGCGCGCGCCGTACAAAGGGGAGGGCGCCGGTTATGA
- a CDS encoding GTA-gp10 family protein: MTISQSGQVRAHLGDAPVHLRLSLAALMQIEQALEVSGLEALSERFRSLSATDLTCVLTALLTAGGHEDAQALADAAAPADAARAVLSCFEANLT; the protein is encoded by the coding sequence ATGACAATTTCTCAATCTGGACAGGTGCGCGCCCATTTGGGCGATGCGCCGGTTCACTTGCGTCTCAGCCTTGCCGCCCTGATGCAGATCGAACAGGCGCTGGAGGTCTCAGGGCTCGAAGCGCTCTCCGAACGATTTCGAAGTCTCAGCGCGACCGATCTCACTTGCGTTCTGACCGCTTTGCTGACCGCGGGCGGGCATGAGGACGCGCAGGCGCTGGCGGACGCGGCGGCCCCCGCAGACGCGGCCCGGGCCGTGCTGAGCTGTTTTGAAGCGAACCTTACATGA
- a CDS encoding DNA-packaging protein, producing the protein MRNQTPQEVKRLATSWRFWARTDQLPPDGDWRTWLFLGGRGAGKTRAGAEWVRAQVKAGRRRIALVAPTFSDVREVMVSGPSGFLNIGEDEDRPRYEASRHRLVWPDGAMAYGFSSEDPDGLRGPQFDCAWADEFAAWTRPQETLDMLGLGLRLGEQPQLMITTTPRPLPALKALLKQAGVVVSHAGTDANAPNLAPGFVAAMTERYGASRLARQELEGVLIDDPEGALWTRGLIDQALALSEFEPERVVVAVDPPASATGDECGIIAAGASGQGREARLVILKDASLQARPEDWAARVAETFDALDADAVIAEANQGGDMVRAVLQAAAPDLPVRLVHASRGKRARAEPVAALYARGRVRHAVRMPALEDQMCSFGAPDQSGSPDRVDALVWAVAALTPSAASPRLRRL; encoded by the coding sequence GTGCGCAATCAGACCCCTCAGGAGGTGAAACGCCTCGCGACTAGCTGGCGCTTCTGGGCGCGCACTGATCAGCTGCCGCCTGACGGCGACTGGCGCACCTGGTTGTTTCTCGGTGGGCGCGGGGCTGGCAAGACCCGCGCCGGAGCCGAATGGGTGAGGGCGCAGGTGAAGGCGGGCAGACGGCGCATCGCGCTGGTGGCGCCGACCTTTTCCGATGTGCGCGAGGTGATGGTGTCCGGCCCGTCAGGCTTTCTCAATATCGGCGAGGATGAGGACCGTCCCCGCTATGAAGCCAGCCGTCACCGTCTGGTCTGGCCGGACGGGGCGATGGCCTATGGCTTTTCATCTGAAGACCCGGACGGCTTGCGCGGGCCGCAATTTGATTGCGCCTGGGCGGATGAATTCGCGGCCTGGACCCGGCCTCAGGAGACGCTCGACATGCTGGGGCTGGGGCTTCGGCTGGGCGAGCAGCCGCAATTGATGATCACCACCACGCCCCGGCCGTTGCCGGCGCTGAAGGCGCTTCTGAAACAGGCGGGCGTGGTGGTCAGCCATGCTGGGACCGATGCGAACGCGCCCAATCTGGCGCCGGGTTTCGTCGCGGCGATGACCGAGCGCTATGGCGCCAGTCGTTTGGCGCGACAGGAGCTTGAGGGCGTGCTGATCGACGATCCCGAAGGGGCGTTGTGGACGCGCGGTCTGATTGATCAGGCGCTGGCGCTTTCAGAGTTCGAGCCCGAACGCGTGGTGGTGGCGGTGGACCCGCCCGCCAGCGCGACCGGGGATGAATGCGGCATCATCGCCGCCGGCGCTTCCGGTCAGGGTCGCGAGGCCCGGCTGGTGATCCTGAAAGATGCCAGTCTTCAGGCGCGGCCCGAAGACTGGGCGGCGCGGGTGGCGGAAACCTTTGACGCATTGGACGCAGACGCTGTGATCGCCGAGGCCAATCAGGGCGGGGACATGGTCCGCGCCGTGTTGCAGGCCGCAGCGCCGGATCTGCCGGTGCGGCTGGTTCACGCCAGCCGCGGCAAGCGGGCGCGGGCTGAACCTGTCGCCGCGCTCTACGCCCGCGGCCGGGTTCGACATGCGGTGCGCATGCCGGCGCTGGAAGACCAGATGTGCAGTTTTGGCGCCCCCGACCAGAGCGGCAGCCCGGACCGGGTGGACGCGCTGGTCTGGGCGGTCGCCGCCCTGACGCCTTCGGCCGCCAGCCCCCGGCTGCGACGGCTCTAA
- a CDS encoding DUF3168 domain-containing protein, whose translation MSAEAAFQNGLLAHLRSDPGVTAQLEARIFEQPRSGVRYPFLYLGRVESDAADASEARLIDLRQTLLIRGRRDDSETIKKALGAIRSALETGPLTLEAGFAAIHPRLVYADLFSTSDTRIVQGLARVRTLIQIQGDTP comes from the coding sequence ATGAGCGCGGAAGCCGCGTTCCAGAACGGACTTCTGGCGCATTTGCGCAGCGATCCGGGCGTCACGGCCCAGCTGGAGGCGCGGATCTTTGAGCAGCCCAGATCCGGCGTGCGCTATCCCTTCCTGTATCTGGGGCGGGTGGAAAGCGACGCGGCGGACGCTAGCGAGGCCCGGCTGATTGATCTGCGCCAGACCCTTCTGATCCGCGGGCGGCGCGATGACAGCGAGACCATCAAGAAGGCGCTGGGCGCGATCCGGTCTGCGCTGGAGACGGGCCCGCTGACGCTGGAGGCCGGCTTTGCAGCCATCCATCCACGCCTGGTCTACGCCGACCTGTTCTCAACCTCCGACACCCGCATCGTGCAAGGGCTGGCGCGGGTCAGAACCCTCATTCAAATCCAAGGAGACACGCCATGA
- a CDS encoding DUF2460 domain-containing protein, producing the protein MSAFHDVRFPLSIGLAARGGPERRTEIVTLNSGREERNAVWRDSRRRWDAAPGVRSQADLARLTAFFEARLGRLHAFRFTDPFDHGSAGPGVAPSPLDQVIGAGDGVTDRFPLLKAYGDGAGRWDRPIMLPQTESVRVALDGVETPVSVETGGEIVFDAPPPDGALITAGFRFDVPARFDADQLEASLEGGAAMIGSVPLIEVRL; encoded by the coding sequence ATGAGCGCGTTTCATGATGTGCGCTTTCCCCTCTCGATCGGGTTGGCGGCGCGCGGGGGCCCCGAACGGCGCACCGAGATCGTGACGCTCAATTCGGGCCGTGAAGAGCGCAACGCTGTCTGGCGCGATTCACGACGGCGCTGGGATGCGGCGCCGGGCGTCCGGTCGCAGGCGGACCTGGCGCGGCTCACCGCCTTTTTCGAAGCCCGGTTGGGGCGGTTGCACGCCTTTCGGTTCACAGACCCCTTTGATCACGGCTCGGCGGGGCCCGGCGTCGCGCCTAGCCCGCTTGATCAGGTGATTGGAGCGGGGGATGGCGTGACGGATCGGTTTCCACTTCTCAAAGCCTATGGCGATGGCGCAGGACGCTGGGACCGCCCGATTATGCTGCCCCAGACCGAAAGCGTTCGCGTGGCGCTCGACGGCGTTGAAACACCGGTCAGCGTCGAGACGGGCGGCGAGATCGTCTTTGACGCGCCGCCGCCCGACGGCGCCCTGATCACGGCGGGGTTCCGCTTTGATGTGCCGGCGCGGTTTGACGCCGATCAGTTGGAGGCGAGCCTTGAGGGCGGCGCCGCGATGATCGGCTCCGTGCCTTTGATCGAGGTTCGGCTTTAG
- a CDS encoding HK97 family phage prohead protease, which yields MQALNGSGETLEVAGYASLFDIEDQGGDLVRAGAFAEGLKARGPTGVRMLFQHDAAEPVGVWDEIAEDGRGLYVRGRILSTAPRGRAALGLVREGAVDGLSIGFRTQRSAPRPGGGRDLLQLDLWEVSIVTFPMLAQARLRVLGASEARLAASAA from the coding sequence ATGCAGGCGCTGAACGGCTCTGGCGAGACGCTGGAGGTGGCTGGCTATGCCAGCCTGTTTGATATCGAGGATCAGGGGGGCGATCTCGTCCGCGCGGGGGCCTTTGCAGAGGGGCTGAAAGCGCGAGGCCCCACAGGGGTGCGCATGCTGTTCCAGCATGATGCAGCGGAACCTGTGGGCGTCTGGGACGAGATCGCCGAGGACGGCCGCGGGCTCTATGTCCGCGGCCGGATTCTCTCGACCGCGCCGCGCGGACGCGCCGCCCTGGGGCTGGTGCGCGAAGGGGCGGTGGATGGCCTCTCCATCGGGTTTCGCACGCAACGCTCCGCGCCCCGACCGGGCGGCGGACGCGATCTGCTTCAGCTCGATCTGTGGGAGGTGTCCATCGTTACCTTTCCCATGCTGGCCCAGGCGCGGCTTCGCGTCCTTGGGGCTTCTGAGGCGCGGCTCGCCGCGTCGGCGGCCTGA
- a CDS encoding phage portal protein — MLKHWLGLGRKAAGRTLALGFGTGASWSPRGYAAFATEGYARNAVAHRCVRLIAEAVAATPLKTLSEDRASQQAMALIQAPNPDQSGAELMDSVQSHLQVAGDAYLHLSGFEAGAPGLYALRPDRVRVMTGPKGWAEGWEYRTASGAQVFQRDRASGRSPVLHLKLFNPTDDQYGLSPMEAAARAVDVHASGGAWAKALLDNAARPSGALVMKTGSEGQGRLTPDQFDRLKAELESLYTGPDNAGRPLLLEGGLDWKPMGHSPAEMDFIQARREAAREIALAFGVPPMLLGLPGDNTYSNYREANQAFYRQTVLPLAKKTAAALNRFLAPWFGTDPKLCVDEDGLPAFTEERAARWAQISGADFLSPDEKRALLGLAPQGQGEPS; from the coding sequence ATGCTCAAGCATTGGCTGGGTCTCGGTCGCAAGGCGGCCGGGCGAACCCTTGCGCTCGGATTCGGGACGGGGGCGAGCTGGAGCCCGCGCGGCTACGCCGCCTTCGCCACCGAAGGCTATGCCCGAAACGCCGTCGCGCATCGTTGCGTGCGGCTGATCGCGGAAGCGGTCGCCGCGACGCCTTTGAAGACCCTCAGCGAGGATCGCGCCAGCCAGCAGGCGATGGCGTTGATCCAAGCGCCCAATCCCGACCAGTCCGGCGCCGAGCTGATGGATAGCGTGCAAAGCCATCTGCAGGTGGCGGGCGACGCCTATCTGCACCTGTCCGGCTTTGAGGCGGGCGCGCCGGGGCTCTATGCGCTGCGGCCTGACCGGGTGCGTGTGATGACCGGCCCCAAGGGCTGGGCGGAGGGCTGGGAATATCGCACAGCGTCCGGCGCGCAGGTGTTTCAGCGCGATCGCGCGTCGGGCCGGTCGCCTGTCCTGCATCTGAAACTCTTTAACCCGACCGACGATCAATATGGCCTGTCGCCCATGGAGGCGGCGGCGCGGGCGGTGGATGTGCACGCCTCGGGCGGCGCCTGGGCGAAGGCGCTGCTGGATAACGCGGCGCGCCCGTCCGGCGCTCTGGTGATGAAGACCGGATCAGAGGGGCAGGGACGTTTGACGCCGGATCAGTTTGACCGGCTGAAAGCTGAACTGGAAAGCCTCTACACCGGCCCCGATAACGCCGGGCGGCCCTTGCTGCTGGAAGGCGGGCTCGACTGGAAGCCCATGGGCCATTCCCCCGCCGAAATGGATTTCATTCAGGCCCGGCGAGAGGCGGCGCGCGAGATCGCGCTGGCGTTTGGCGTGCCGCCCATGCTGCTGGGGCTGCCGGGCGACAACACCTATTCCAATTATCGCGAGGCCAATCAGGCGTTTTATCGCCAGACGGTGTTGCCGCTGGCGAAGAAAACCGCCGCCGCGCTCAACCGGTTTCTGGCGCCCTGGTTCGGGACCGATCCGAAGCTGTGCGTGGATGAAGACGGCCTGCCCGCCTTTACAGAAGAGCGCGCCGCGCGCTGGGCGCAGATCTCCGGCGCGGACTTCCTGTCGCCGGATGAAAAGCGCGCCCTTCTGGGCCTCGCCCCGCAAGGACAAGGAGAGCCGTCATGA
- a CDS encoding DUF2163 domain-containing protein, whose protein sequence is MIEIPPEFQARLDAGVTTLSWAWILTRRDGACFGFTDHDQILQVDGVSCEPASGFSAGDLRSETGSAPARGAVFGQLDSGVITKDAIKAGAWDGAALTLYRVDWSDPTLHYRAFTGELGEIRYGDQGFEAEVSGLSARLNRTIGRVFSRQCDAELGDERCQVDLAALGRRVSGLLAGQITRRAIRIEGLDPAPGDASVFSEGVLSWTAQPSWPDQRIVTARADGTGLIVELDSAAPAAEAGEALRLTLGCDKRLETCKARFSNAANFRGCPHMPGNDALIRPVSAR, encoded by the coding sequence ATGATCGAGATTCCGCCCGAGTTTCAGGCGCGGCTGGATGCGGGGGTGACCACGCTGAGCTGGGCCTGGATCCTGACCCGCCGCGACGGCGCCTGCTTTGGCTTCACCGACCATGACCAGATACTGCAAGTGGATGGCGTAAGCTGTGAGCCCGCCTCAGGTTTCAGCGCCGGCGATTTGCGAAGTGAAACGGGATCAGCCCCCGCCCGCGGCGCCGTGTTCGGGCAGCTCGACAGCGGCGTGATCACCAAGGACGCCATCAAGGCGGGCGCCTGGGACGGCGCCGCTTTGACGCTCTATCGGGTCGACTGGTCAGACCCGACGCTTCACTATCGCGCCTTCACCGGAGAGCTGGGCGAGATCCGCTATGGCGATCAGGGCTTTGAAGCGGAAGTTTCAGGCCTGTCCGCGCGTCTGAACCGCACGATCGGCCGGGTGTTCTCGCGCCAATGCGACGCCGAGCTGGGCGATGAACGCTGTCAGGTCGATCTGGCCGCATTGGGACGCCGAGTGAGCGGCCTGCTGGCGGGACAGATCACCCGGCGCGCTATTCGGATAGAGGGGCTGGACCCGGCGCCGGGTGACGCCAGTGTTTTCTCTGAAGGTGTGCTGTCCTGGACAGCTCAGCCATCCTGGCCGGACCAGCGCATCGTCACGGCGCGCGCGGACGGGACCGGGCTGATTGTTGAACTCGACAGCGCGGCGCCCGCCGCCGAAGCGGGCGAGGCGCTCAGGCTGACACTCGGATGCGACAAGCGCTTAGAGACCTGCAAGGCGCGCTTTTCCAACGCTGCGAACTTTCGCGGCTGTCCGCACATGCCCGGCAATGACGCCCTGATCCGTCCGGTGAGCGCGCGCTGA
- a CDS encoding NlpC/P60 family protein, whose amino-acid sequence MTELEHRSRILREARSWTGTPYHHQMSVKGAGCDCLGLVRGVWRALYGPEPQTLQPYTPDWAERSARDLLSEAAARWLSPVEIVSAAPGDVVLFHYSPNGPARHCAILSAPDRILHAWRGQRVCETALGPWWRRRIAGAFAFPL is encoded by the coding sequence ATGACTGAGCTGGAACACCGCTCGCGCATCCTTCGCGAAGCGCGAAGCTGGACTGGCACGCCCTATCATCACCAGATGAGCGTGAAGGGGGCGGGCTGTGATTGCCTGGGCCTCGTGCGCGGCGTCTGGCGTGCGCTTTATGGTCCCGAACCCCAGACCCTGCAGCCCTATACGCCTGACTGGGCCGAGCGCAGCGCGCGCGATCTGCTGAGCGAGGCGGCGGCGCGCTGGTTATCTCCTGTCGAGATCGTCTCGGCGGCGCCGGGCGATGTGGTGCTGTTTCACTATTCTCCGAACGGCCCGGCGCGCCATTGCGCGATCCTGAGCGCGCCGGATCGCATCCTGCACGCCTGGCGGGGGCAGCGCGTGTGCGAGACCGCGCTGGGTCCCTGGTGGCGCCGGCGGATCGCAGGCGCTTTCGCCTTCCCCCTTTAG